A region of Rhodamnia argentea isolate NSW1041297 chromosome 9, ASM2092103v1, whole genome shotgun sequence DNA encodes the following proteins:
- the LOC125316490 gene encoding protein starmaker-like: MEVKVGEFKPIDIQPEAAYNYLTGKGNNTRESKAHVAYNDFSVKHIVMHKSEGAEKFAKRRKTTAEKGKKSSVQLQDESSEEEEAQLTSSDDERTHTDSSEEIPSANSHDDDQGEDKDEVGEDIDEDVRRINEQENLADKEDHLHQTHMHEGRKKMETDGTSTENAEREAKYDCEMYIEMWEEHMDERKEATRIGELVSGLKDKESSESLEMEVDKMVNDESLAVATEELTAEIADKTREQPKEKESDVQEEQPKEMESTIVTQKKLSKETESVAGEKEKRTSNDILAQTQREINLQRVLDSTSKRVSSDKGKAPMAEGRARTPDRKLTPEKTLNAFIKELEDTRSSQGYRLDAIAKEVMKKLSTFQEMLDKYLHLFFSEMASLDTYSLIWEENITQEVHELLSLRNLTSAIVGTSGANQDQNEEVPKEDGNGPNGVSSSSANPNPPPST, encoded by the exons ATGGAAGTAAAGGTAGGTGAGTTCAAGCCTATTGATATCCAGCCAGAAGCAGCCTATAACTATCTCACGGGAAAGGGGAACAACACAAGAGAATCGAAGGCACATGTGGCCTATAATGATTTTTCCGTGAAGCATATAGTGATGCATAAG TCTGAAGGGGCAGAAAAATTTGCTAAGCGGAGAAAGACTACTgcagaaaaagggaagaaatccTCTGTTCAACTTCAGGATGAGTcttctgaagaagaagaggctcaGTTGACAAGTTCAGATGATGAGAGAACTCACACAGATTCATCCGAGGAGATCCCTAGTGCTAATTCACATGATGATGATCAAGGAGAGGACAAGGATGAAGTTGGAGAGGACATTGACGAAGATGTTCGTAGAATAAATGAGCAGGAGAATCTTGCTGACAAAGAAGATCATCTCCATCAGACTCATATGCATGAAGGTAGGAAGAAAATGGAAACTGATGGGACATCTACTGAAAATGcagagagagaagcaaaataTGATTGTGAGATGTACATTGAGATGTGGGAGGAACATatggatgaaagaaaagaagcaacaaGGATTGGTGAACTTGTCTCTGGCTTGAAAGATAAGGAGTCCTCGGAGTCTCTGGAAATGGAAGTTGACAAAATGGTTAACGATGAATCACTTGCTGTTGCTACCGAGGAATTGACTGCAGAAATTGCAGACAAGACA CGGGAGCAACCCAAGGAAAAAGAGTCTGATGTTCAGGAGGAACAACCCAAGGAAATGGAGTCTACTATTGTGACTCAGAAGAAGTTATCCAAGGAGACAGAATCTGTTGctggagagaaagaaaagagaacttcaAATGACATTCTTGCTCAGACTCAGAGGGAGATCAATTTGCAGCGCGTTCTAGATTCTACCTCTAAGAGAGTTTCTTCAGACAAGGGAAAGGCACCAATGGCTGAAGGAAGGGCTAGAACACCTGATAGAAAATTAACTCCAGAGAAGACCCTAAATGCCTTCATTAAAGAGCTGGAGGACACAAGATCTTCACAAGGTTAT AGGCTGGACGCGATTGCAAAAGAAGTTATGAAGAAGTTGAGCACTTTTCAGGAGATGCTCGACAAATATCTTCACCTCTTCTTCTCTGAGATGGCCAGCTTGGATACTTATTCTCTAATTTGGGAAGAAAACATTACTCAAGAAGTTCATGAACTGCTGTCTTTGAGAAATCTCACTTCTGCAATTGTTGGTACAAGTGGAGCAAATCAAGACCAGAATGAAGAAGTTCCAAAGGAGGATGGCAATGGGCCAAATGGAGTTTCCTCCTCTTCTGCAAATCCAAATCCACCACCTTCTACTTAA